In Dissulfuribacter thermophilus, one genomic interval encodes:
- a CDS encoding DUF3373 family protein yields the protein MKHFLIGVLFFCLVIPQMAFGGGAAAPSTDELLQRIEELSKELQRVKQQLKEVKAKQDEQEEVADTVEELAEKMESVAVDGTGRFDLSGDYRFRLDSTRAHIKGFWDGKLLFSPISSALNTFSAMDAQTLGTTMQPALASLPQDLQVQLGQLMGVWDQLGEEARKAALFSMLGALNDEARIGLFQLAGIDPNDVNAAKFSSRDIRNDTLYTNRLRFNIQVKATENIKFKGRLAMYKVWGMETSSVTAVPFGMNGFIWDPNISRRPNDNTLRVEMAYVNFTNIFGLPMWISVGRRPTVDGPPLQLKYNYDKRYATPVALGVDWTFDGATIGYMYTDPWPGKIRVCYGRGYESGFGDAYDLFGGNRLDDTDLYGISWDVINDPDREMFANIQLFRAADVPNYMEFYSLLVVNPADPNNALNNMDFLTNGLFKGYQVGDIYHASGVFMHKFRGIDYFISAGLSRTDSNFVDPTGLFPGLLNAPGENDNHWGWAAYVGVRIPVEQLNSKIGLEYNHGSRYWINFTPAADDLYLSKLATRGDVAEVYWIWDIPDTPLSKYGKAFMRFGYQYYWIDYTGSGNWMGKPVDMDDLDNMLNAQQFAPVDRMDNFYMTFEVYF from the coding sequence ATGAAACATTTTCTCATTGGGGTATTGTTTTTCTGCTTAGTCATTCCCCAAATGGCCTTTGGAGGAGGGGCTGCAGCTCCTAGTACAGACGAATTGCTCCAAAGAATTGAGGAACTTAGCAAAGAACTCCAAAGGGTAAAGCAACAACTCAAGGAAGTAAAGGCAAAGCAGGACGAACAGGAAGAGGTTGCAGATACAGTTGAAGAACTTGCCGAGAAAATGGAAAGCGTAGCAGTAGATGGTACTGGCCGCTTTGATCTTTCTGGGGATTATAGATTTAGACTGGATTCAACAAGGGCACATATAAAAGGCTTTTGGGATGGTAAGTTACTCTTTAGTCCAATCAGCTCTGCCTTGAACACCTTTTCAGCAATGGATGCTCAGACCCTCGGTACCACTATGCAACCTGCTCTTGCTTCACTGCCACAGGATCTCCAGGTCCAGTTAGGTCAACTCATGGGCGTATGGGACCAGCTGGGCGAAGAGGCCAGAAAGGCAGCGCTCTTCAGTATGCTGGGAGCCCTCAATGATGAGGCGAGAATCGGACTATTTCAACTAGCCGGAATCGATCCAAATGACGTCAATGCTGCAAAATTTTCCAGCAGAGACATTAGAAATGATACACTCTATACCAATAGACTCCGCTTTAACATCCAAGTAAAGGCCACTGAAAACATTAAATTCAAAGGTCGCCTTGCCATGTACAAGGTCTGGGGCATGGAGACTTCAAGTGTTACAGCAGTGCCCTTTGGGATGAACGGCTTTATCTGGGATCCCAATATCTCTAGACGTCCAAATGACAACACCCTCAGAGTAGAAATGGCATATGTCAACTTCACCAACATATTTGGCCTACCTATGTGGATTTCAGTAGGACGTAGGCCTACAGTTGATGGCCCACCACTTCAGCTCAAGTACAACTATGACAAGAGGTATGCAACACCTGTTGCCCTCGGTGTTGACTGGACCTTTGACGGCGCTACCATTGGATATATGTACACCGATCCATGGCCTGGTAAGATCCGTGTATGCTACGGAAGAGGTTATGAATCAGGATTCGGTGATGCATATGACTTGTTCGGCGGCAATCGCTTAGATGATACTGATCTCTATGGAATTAGCTGGGATGTGATCAACGATCCTGACCGCGAAATGTTTGCAAATATTCAGCTCTTCAGAGCAGCTGATGTGCCCAATTATATGGAATTTTATTCACTGTTAGTGGTAAATCCCGCTGATCCAAACAATGCCCTCAACAACATGGATTTCCTCACAAACGGCCTTTTTAAAGGCTATCAGGTAGGAGACATTTACCACGCAAGCGGTGTCTTTATGCACAAATTCAGAGGAATTGATTACTTCATCAGTGCTGGTCTCAGCCGTACTGACAGCAATTTTGTTGATCCAACCGGCCTATTCCCAGGTCTTTTGAATGCTCCTGGCGAAAATGACAATCACTGGGGCTGGGCTGCATACGTGGGAGTCAGAATTCCAGTTGAACAGCTCAACAGCAAGATCGGACTTGAATACAACCATGGATCCCGTTACTGGATCAATTTTACCCCTGCAGCTGATGACCTGTATTTGTCCAAGCTTGCCACAAGGGGTGATGTTGCTGAGGTTTACTGGATTTGGGATATACCAGATACACCTCTTAGCAAATACGGCAAGGCCTTCATGAGATTCGGCTATCAGTACTACTGGATCGACTACACAGGAAGCGGCAACTGGATGGGTAAACCAGTGGATATGGATGACCTCGACAATATGCTCAATGCCCAGCAGTTTGCCCCTGTGGATAGAATGGATAACTTCTACATGACCTTTGAAGTTTACTTCTAA